In a single window of the Micromonospora sp. WMMD1155 genome:
- the gcvP gene encoding aminomethyl-transferring glycine dehydrogenase — MTVEQFATRHIGPGPDDERRMLEVVGHDSIDELMDAAIPEVIRWHGTLDLPDPATEAETIAELRALAARNTVAVSMIGLGYHGTHTPAVIRRNVLEDPAWYTAYTPYQPEISQGRLEALLNFQTMVTDLTGLATANASMLDEGTAAAEAMTLARRASKSKSPVYVVDADALPQTIAVITSRAQPLGIDVRVLDVDADELPAEFFGLHLQYPGASGAVRDHAGLVEAAHAVGALVTVAADLLALTLLRAPGQIGADIAAGTTQRFGVPMGFGGPHAGYLAVRAGLERMLPGRLVGVSRDADGNPAYRLALQTREQHIRREKATSNICTAQVLLAVMAGMYAVYHGPDGLRDIASRTHAMAARLAAGLRAGGVDVADVAFFDTVTARVPGRASAVVAAAAQRGVNLRLVDADRVGVSCDETTTLAHLALVWEAFGVAAFDGDVDATLPVDLARTTEFLTHPVFRSHHSETAMLRYLRRLSDFDYALDRGMIPLGSCTMKLNATTEMEPVSWAEFAHIHPFAPDDQTVGYREMIGQLESWLAEVTGYDAVSVQPNAGSQGELAGLLAIRSYHASRGDTHRDVCLIPSSAHGTNAASAVMAGMRVVVVACDDDGNVDLVDLDAKIDKHRDALAAIMVTYPSTHGVYETGIASLCAKVHDAGGQVYVDGANLNALVGFAKPGKFGADVSHLNLHKTFCIPHGGGGPGVGPVAVRAHLAPFLPGDPLGAHADATPAISAAKYGSAGILPIPWAYLRMMGAEGLTRATGVAVLAANYVAARLRGHFPVLYAGNKGLVAHECILDLRPLTKATGVTVDDVAKRLIDYGFHAPTMSFPVAGTLMVEPTESEDLAELDRFCDAMIAIRAEIEQVASGQWPAGDNPLANAPHTAAMVSGDEWPHAYPRSVGAYPAGVDRAGKYWPPVRRIDGAYGDRNLVCSCPSPEAFED; from the coding sequence ATGACCGTAGAGCAGTTCGCCACCCGTCACATCGGTCCCGGCCCCGACGACGAGCGTCGGATGTTGGAGGTCGTCGGGCACGACTCGATCGACGAGCTGATGGACGCCGCGATCCCCGAGGTGATCCGCTGGCACGGCACCCTCGACCTGCCGGACCCGGCCACCGAGGCCGAGACGATCGCCGAGCTGCGGGCCCTGGCGGCCCGTAACACCGTCGCCGTCTCCATGATCGGCCTGGGGTACCACGGCACGCACACCCCGGCGGTGATCCGCCGCAACGTCCTCGAGGACCCGGCCTGGTACACGGCGTACACGCCGTACCAGCCGGAGATCAGCCAGGGCCGCCTGGAGGCGCTGCTGAACTTCCAGACGATGGTCACCGACCTGACCGGGTTGGCCACCGCGAACGCCTCCATGCTCGACGAGGGCACCGCGGCGGCGGAGGCGATGACCCTCGCGCGCCGCGCGTCCAAGAGCAAGAGCCCGGTGTACGTGGTCGACGCCGACGCCCTGCCGCAGACCATCGCGGTCATCACCAGCCGGGCGCAGCCGCTGGGCATCGATGTGCGGGTCCTCGACGTCGATGCCGACGAGTTGCCGGCGGAGTTCTTCGGCCTGCACCTGCAGTACCCGGGGGCGTCCGGGGCGGTCCGCGACCACGCGGGCCTGGTCGAGGCCGCGCACGCGGTGGGGGCGCTGGTCACCGTCGCCGCGGACCTGTTGGCGTTGACGCTGCTGCGGGCGCCGGGGCAGATCGGGGCGGACATCGCCGCCGGCACCACCCAGCGTTTCGGCGTACCCATGGGATTCGGTGGGCCGCACGCCGGTTACCTGGCGGTGCGCGCGGGCCTGGAGCGGATGCTGCCCGGGCGTCTGGTCGGGGTGTCGCGCGACGCGGACGGCAACCCGGCGTACCGGTTGGCGTTGCAGACCCGGGAGCAGCACATCCGGCGGGAGAAGGCGACCAGCAACATCTGCACCGCGCAGGTGCTCCTCGCGGTGATGGCCGGCATGTACGCCGTCTACCACGGCCCGGACGGGTTGCGGGACATCGCGTCGCGTACCCATGCGATGGCGGCGCGGCTCGCGGCCGGGCTGCGCGCCGGTGGCGTCGACGTCGCGGACGTCGCGTTCTTCGACACCGTCACCGCGCGGGTGCCGGGCCGGGCGTCGGCCGTCGTCGCGGCCGCCGCGCAGCGGGGCGTGAACCTGCGGCTGGTCGACGCCGACCGGGTGGGTGTGTCCTGCGACGAGACGACCACCCTCGCGCACCTGGCCCTGGTGTGGGAGGCGTTCGGGGTGGCCGCGTTCGACGGCGACGTGGACGCCACCCTGCCGGTCGACCTGGCCCGCACCACCGAGTTCCTGACCCACCCGGTGTTCCGCAGCCACCACTCGGAGACGGCGATGCTGCGCTACCTGCGGCGGCTGTCGGACTTCGACTACGCCCTGGACCGGGGCATGATCCCGCTCGGGTCCTGCACGATGAAGCTGAACGCGACCACCGAGATGGAGCCGGTCTCCTGGGCGGAGTTCGCGCACATCCACCCGTTCGCGCCGGACGACCAGACCGTCGGGTACCGGGAGATGATCGGCCAGTTGGAGTCGTGGCTGGCCGAGGTGACCGGCTACGACGCGGTCAGCGTGCAGCCCAACGCGGGTTCGCAGGGTGAGCTGGCCGGGCTGCTGGCGATCCGCTCCTACCACGCGTCGCGGGGCGACACGCACCGCGACGTGTGTCTGATCCCGTCGTCGGCGCACGGCACGAACGCGGCGTCGGCGGTGATGGCCGGCATGCGGGTCGTCGTGGTGGCCTGCGACGACGACGGCAACGTCGACCTGGTCGACCTGGACGCGAAGATCGACAAGCACCGGGACGCGCTCGCCGCGATCATGGTGACGTACCCGTCGACGCACGGCGTGTACGAGACGGGCATCGCGTCGCTGTGCGCGAAGGTCCACGACGCCGGCGGTCAGGTGTACGTCGACGGGGCGAACCTCAACGCCCTGGTCGGCTTCGCGAAGCCGGGTAAGTTCGGGGCGGACGTGTCGCACCTGAACCTGCACAAGACGTTCTGCATCCCGCACGGCGGCGGTGGCCCCGGCGTCGGGCCGGTGGCGGTACGCGCGCACCTGGCGCCGTTCCTGCCCGGTGACCCGTTGGGCGCGCACGCGGACGCGACGCCGGCGATCTCGGCGGCGAAGTACGGGTCGGCGGGGATCCTGCCGATCCCGTGGGCGTACCTGCGGATGATGGGCGCCGAGGGCCTGACCCGGGCGACCGGTGTGGCGGTCCTCGCGGCGAACTACGTGGCGGCGCGTCTGCGGGGGCACTTCCCGGTGCTGTACGCCGGCAACAAGGGCCTGGTGGCGCACGAGTGCATCCTCGACCTGCGGCCGTTGACGAAGGCCACCGGGGTGACAGTGGACGACGTGGCGAAGCGGCTGATCGACTACGGCTTCCACGCGCCGACGATGTCGTTCCCCGTCGCGGGGACGCTGATGGTGGAGCCGACCGAGAGCGAGGACCTGGCCGAGCTGGACCGGTTCTGCGACGCGATGATCGCGATCCGCGCGGAGATCGAGCAGGTCGCCTCGGGGCAGTGGCCGGCCGGGGACAACCCCCTGGCGAACGCGCCGCACACCGCGGCGATGGTCAGCGGTGACGAGTGGCCGCACGCGTACCCGCGGTCGGTGGGCGCGTACCCGGCCGGGGTGGACCGGGCTGGGAAGTACTGGCCGCCGGTGCGGCGCATCGACGGCGCGTACGGCGACCGGAACCTGGTCTGCTCGTGCCCGTCGCCGGAGGCGTTCGAGGACTGA
- a CDS encoding fasciclin domain-containing protein, whose translation MSQPATPARHPRLRALALLVPTLLLTACTSSTDTPRAATQPPADTTPQVTGPLCAALPTGTDPGNPTFLAGQPADQALRWIPTLTTFEAALRTSGVLTDLPAGTGLTILAPTDDAFAATFSEDNWDDLMTHHTDQLRTLLKAHLVSETHPIADLTTAGRATTLDGTTITVTRTGPTSRLGDRADTVCSDYQATNARIHIINAVLGPLPVTAGTGHRAH comes from the coding sequence GTGTCGCAACCCGCCACCCCAGCGCGACACCCCCGACTGCGGGCCCTCGCCCTCCTCGTGCCGACACTGCTGCTCACCGCCTGCACCAGCAGCACCGACACCCCCCGCGCCGCCACCCAACCACCAGCCGACACCACACCCCAGGTCACCGGACCCCTCTGCGCCGCCCTACCCACCGGCACCGACCCCGGCAACCCGACCTTCCTCGCCGGCCAACCCGCCGACCAGGCGCTGCGCTGGATCCCCACCCTCACCACCTTCGAGGCGGCCCTGCGCACCAGCGGCGTCCTCACCGACCTGCCCGCCGGCACCGGCCTCACCATCCTGGCCCCCACCGACGACGCCTTCGCCGCCACGTTCTCCGAGGACAACTGGGACGACCTCATGACCCACCACACCGACCAGCTCCGCACCCTGCTCAAGGCCCACCTCGTCAGCGAAACCCACCCGATCGCCGACCTCACCACCGCCGGCCGGGCCACCACCCTCGACGGCACCACGATCACCGTCACCCGCACCGGACCCACCAGCCGCCTCGGCGACCGCGCCGACACCGTCTGCTCCGACTACCAGGCCACCAACGCCCGAATCCACATCATCAACGCCGTCCTCGGCCCACTGCCCGTCACCGCCGGCACCGGCCACCGCGCGCACTGA
- a CDS encoding alpha/beta hydrolase: protein MRLTFDQSAGTGPEIICLPMFSTTRVATAAALAPALAGADLRETYLDLPGHGDTPATCPATSQAVLDVVCAWLDEHVDAPVLLAGASYGAYLAAGIARRRPELVRGLLLVCPGVTIAPSGRTLPEERPAPGPAGWLDEAPTDLRAHLDAALGHRTPAVVTTVLAALATGGPGDDTFQRTLRSGSGYALPDEDVDTPFPGPVRVLTGRQDGVVGYADQFHAMRRYPRGTYTTIDQAGHYLPFEQPALLRAHTQDWLRRTRA, encoded by the coding sequence ATGCGCCTCACCTTCGACCAGTCAGCGGGAACCGGGCCGGAGATCATCTGCCTGCCGATGTTCAGCACGACCCGCGTCGCCACGGCCGCCGCCCTGGCACCCGCCCTCGCCGGTGCCGACCTGCGCGAGACGTACCTCGACCTGCCCGGCCACGGCGACACCCCGGCAACCTGCCCGGCCACGTCCCAGGCGGTGCTGGACGTGGTGTGCGCGTGGCTCGACGAGCACGTCGACGCCCCCGTCCTCCTGGCCGGCGCCTCCTACGGGGCGTACCTCGCCGCCGGGATCGCCCGCCGACGACCCGAACTCGTCCGCGGCCTGCTCCTCGTCTGCCCCGGTGTCACCATCGCGCCGAGCGGCCGCACCCTGCCCGAGGAGCGCCCGGCACCGGGGCCGGCCGGCTGGCTCGACGAGGCCCCCACCGACCTTCGCGCGCACCTCGACGCCGCGTTGGGCCACCGCACCCCGGCCGTGGTCACCACGGTGCTCGCCGCCCTCGCCACCGGCGGCCCCGGCGACGACACCTTTCAACGGACGCTGCGGTCCGGCTCCGGGTACGCGCTCCCGGACGAGGACGTCGACACCCCCTTCCCCGGGCCGGTCAGGGTGCTCACCGGCCGACAGGACGGCGTCGTCGGGTACGCCGACCAGTTCCACGCCATGCGCCGCTACCCCCGTGGCACCTACACGACCATCGACCAGGCCGGCCACTATCTGCCCTTCGAACAACCGGCCCTGCTGCGCGCGCACACCCAGGACTGGCTGCGGCGAACCCGCGCCTGA
- a CDS encoding M14 family zinc carboxypeptidase: MRRQRPTLIAVSTIAALTLTTAPTPAHAQPTTAQVTDLTVRQADGYATLAWQPVPDATDYQIERTPVDATDTPTGTPTIVGVWRPNRQINQQSPTFADAGFNPGDTFQWRVRARVGTTEQPYSDPVVATTTAPWGNPETPGQHLRTQWETTHAAQYTSDTDEYAYTAATDALSDRVRVVELGRTVQNRPINMLVIGHPTPPATPAAVAATAPVAINCNVHGNEPGDREACLIMARQLAFSTDPRITDLLSHTTVLIVPTINGDGRANNTRGNSTGQDLNRDYSLIRQPETTAYIKMVRDYRPVAGYDGHEYGNSRAGDLPMLPPRHQNVAQPIFDQSQDMIEGHMYAKGAEAGWWACPYGCEGGGNVGLSEETILRNTLGLKNVTNSLLELRSSGGQTRPDEGNTANNRRRKTYSALWTFHQFLDYHRADRADILNSRADAIETQAANTGRLVFRGSRPIPAHPAPHPGDSPPPLDAPPANLILDNAPCAYKLTEEQYNGARTDGPGGAGTTVAQRITAHGWKVVKTTDGYYVPLNQPERGLIPLLLDPLGVEKLTDGERVHPTLTGRRNGPLTVTGFTCATDATINGPVTVRPGAALVATATTISGPLTATGAAGVLLADSTVNGPLRIADTTDAVSVIDVTIAGPADLSTNTTGTDTPLLAGTTIRGPLTCTGNNPTPSNLGIANTVHGPRTNQCAAL; the protein is encoded by the coding sequence ATGAGACGTCAGCGACCCACCCTCATCGCCGTGTCCACCATCGCCGCCCTCACCCTCACCACCGCACCCACCCCCGCCCACGCCCAACCCACCACCGCGCAGGTCACCGACCTCACCGTCCGCCAAGCCGACGGATACGCCACCCTCGCCTGGCAACCCGTCCCCGACGCCACCGACTACCAGATCGAACGCACACCCGTCGACGCCACCGACACCCCCACCGGCACACCCACGATCGTCGGCGTCTGGCGCCCCAACCGCCAGATCAACCAACAGTCACCCACCTTCGCCGACGCCGGATTCAACCCCGGAGACACCTTCCAATGGCGGGTACGCGCCCGCGTCGGCACCACCGAACAGCCCTACTCCGACCCCGTCGTCGCCACCACCACCGCACCCTGGGGCAATCCCGAAACCCCCGGCCAACACCTGCGCACCCAATGGGAGACCACCCACGCCGCGCAATACACCAGCGACACCGACGAGTACGCCTACACCGCCGCCACCGACGCCCTCAGCGACCGCGTCCGCGTCGTCGAACTCGGCCGCACCGTCCAGAACCGACCCATCAACATGCTGGTCATCGGCCACCCCACCCCACCGGCCACCCCCGCCGCCGTCGCCGCCACCGCACCCGTGGCCATCAACTGCAACGTCCACGGCAACGAACCCGGCGACCGCGAAGCCTGCCTCATCATGGCCCGCCAACTCGCCTTCAGCACCGACCCCCGCATCACCGACCTGCTCAGCCACACCACCGTCCTGATCGTCCCCACCATCAACGGCGACGGCCGCGCCAACAACACCCGCGGCAACTCCACCGGCCAGGACCTCAACCGCGACTACTCCCTGATCCGCCAACCCGAAACCACCGCGTACATCAAAATGGTCCGCGACTACCGACCCGTCGCCGGCTACGACGGCCACGAATACGGCAACTCCCGCGCCGGCGACCTCCCGATGCTCCCACCCCGACACCAGAACGTCGCCCAACCCATCTTCGACCAGTCCCAGGACATGATCGAAGGCCACATGTACGCCAAGGGCGCCGAAGCCGGCTGGTGGGCCTGCCCCTACGGCTGCGAAGGCGGCGGCAACGTCGGCCTCAGCGAGGAAACCATCCTGCGCAACACCCTCGGCCTCAAGAACGTCACCAACTCCCTCCTGGAACTGCGCAGCTCCGGCGGCCAGACCCGCCCCGACGAGGGCAACACCGCCAACAACCGCCGCCGCAAGACCTACTCCGCCCTGTGGACCTTCCACCAGTTCCTCGACTACCACCGCGCCGACCGCGCCGACATCCTCAACTCCCGCGCCGACGCCATCGAGACCCAGGCCGCCAACACCGGCCGCCTCGTCTTCCGCGGATCCCGACCCATCCCCGCCCATCCCGCGCCGCACCCCGGCGACAGCCCGCCGCCGCTCGACGCGCCCCCCGCCAACCTCATCCTCGACAACGCACCCTGCGCCTACAAGCTCACCGAGGAGCAGTACAACGGCGCCCGCACCGACGGACCAGGCGGCGCCGGCACCACCGTCGCCCAACGCATCACCGCCCACGGCTGGAAGGTCGTCAAGACCACCGACGGCTACTACGTCCCCCTCAACCAACCCGAACGCGGCCTCATCCCACTGCTCCTCGACCCACTCGGCGTCGAGAAGCTGACCGACGGCGAACGCGTCCACCCGACCCTCACCGGCCGCCGCAACGGACCCCTGACCGTCACCGGCTTCACCTGCGCCACCGACGCCACCATCAACGGCCCGGTCACCGTCCGACCCGGCGCGGCACTCGTCGCAACCGCGACGACCATCAGCGGCCCCCTCACCGCCACCGGCGCCGCCGGCGTCCTCCTCGCCGACAGCACCGTCAACGGCCCGCTCCGCATCGCCGACACCACCGACGCCGTCTCCGTCATCGACGTCACCATCGCCGGCCCCGCCGACCTCTCCACCAACACCACCGGCACCGACACCCCACTGCTCGCCGGCACCACCATCCGAGGCCCGCTCACCTGCACCGGCAACAACCCCACCCCGAGCAACCTCGGCATCGCCAACACCGTCCACGGCCCCCGCACCAACCAGTGCGCGGCACTCTGA
- a CDS encoding chorismate-binding protein — translation MQWRLGDGGDPAALAEEFLAAHGLPLHDLTRPASAHHLGSGVCGATLYLSAAAGAHLAGAPSTAPEPAPTLPDLAVVVYEHRPPTANPFGPPASTWWLGEWAESWTPRQHADAVTRVRAAIGRGDVYQTNVVGHAAAPYTGDPLPALRRLGGLPGARYGGVLTGDGWAIGCASPETLIEVTDGYLITRPIKGTRPATAAGRAELLASAKERAEHVMIVDLERNDLARIARTGTVTVDDLFTVRRWCDLWQAESTVRAVAADGLGLADLLRATCPGGSVTGAPKLAALTQINALEPVGRGASMGALGWVAPGRVDLGLTIRTAAADGRHLHTWAGGGITWDSDPAAEVAEAAAKVAPIRATLAGR, via the coding sequence CTGCAGTGGCGCCTCGGCGACGGAGGCGACCCCGCGGCCCTGGCCGAGGAGTTCCTCGCCGCGCACGGCCTGCCCCTGCACGACCTGACCCGCCCGGCCAGCGCGCACCACCTCGGCAGCGGGGTCTGCGGGGCCACGCTCTACCTGTCCGCCGCCGCCGGCGCGCACCTGGCCGGTGCGCCCAGCACGGCACCCGAACCCGCGCCGACGCTGCCCGACCTCGCCGTCGTCGTCTACGAGCACCGCCCGCCGACGGCCAACCCGTTCGGCCCGCCCGCGTCGACGTGGTGGCTCGGCGAGTGGGCCGAGAGCTGGACGCCCCGGCAGCACGCCGACGCGGTCACGCGCGTGCGCGCCGCCATCGGTCGTGGCGACGTCTACCAGACCAATGTCGTCGGGCACGCCGCCGCCCCCTACACCGGTGACCCGCTGCCCGCGCTGCGCCGCCTCGGCGGATTGCCCGGCGCCCGTTACGGCGGTGTGCTCACCGGCGACGGCTGGGCCATCGGCTGCGCCTCCCCGGAGACCCTCATCGAGGTCACCGACGGGTACCTCATCACCCGACCGATCAAGGGCACCCGCCCGGCCACCGCCGCCGGCCGCGCCGAACTCCTCGCCAGCGCGAAGGAACGCGCCGAACACGTCATGATCGTCGACCTGGAACGCAACGACCTCGCCCGCATCGCCCGCACCGGCACCGTCACCGTCGACGACCTGTTCACCGTCCGCCGCTGGTGCGACCTGTGGCAGGCCGAGTCGACGGTACGGGCCGTCGCCGCCGACGGCCTCGGCCTCGCCGATCTGCTGCGCGCCACCTGCCCCGGTGGGTCCGTCACCGGCGCCCCGAAACTCGCCGCCCTGACCCAGATCAACGCCCTCGAACCGGTCGGCCGGGGCGCCAGCATGGGAGCGCTGGGCTGGGTCGCCCCCGGCCGCGTGGACCTCGGCCTGACCATCCGCACCGCCGCCGCCGACGGCCGCCACCTGCACACCTGGGCCGGCGGCGGCATCACCTGGGACAGCGACCCGGCCGCCGAGGTCGCCGAGGCCGCGGCGAAGGTCGCGCCGATCCGCGCCACCCTGGCCGGACGCTGA
- a CDS encoding DUF5999 family protein has translation MCQHQPTCPSAEATDREAARVLACFREQGWSLLCNGVIVFEDTGELLPDGSSIAPHRGPARHALVA, from the coding sequence ATGTGCCAGCACCAACCGACCTGCCCCTCCGCTGAAGCCACCGACCGGGAAGCCGCGCGAGTCCTCGCCTGCTTCCGTGAGCAGGGCTGGAGCCTGCTCTGCAATGGTGTCATCGTCTTCGAGGACACTGGCGAGCTGCTCCCCGACGGCAGCAGCATCGCACCGCACCGCGGCCCCGCCCGCCACGCCCTCGTGGCCTGA
- a CDS encoding TSUP family transporter — MDAVTLSTLLAAAAMAGWVDAVVGGGGLLLLPALLVAAPGLPVATALGTNKLAAIFGTSTAAATYARRTKVDWRVAGPAAGLAVLSAGVGAALAGAVPASAYRPVVLVVLVAVAVFVLVRPRMGVVAVPAKRTPVRVGVVVALAGVGIALYDGMIGPGTGTFLVLAFTTVVGADFVHGSAMAKVVNAGTNLGALVVFGVTGHVWWLLGAGMAVCNIAGAVLGARMALRRGSGFVRVVLLVVVLALVAKLGHDQWVAR; from the coding sequence GTGGACGCCGTGACGCTGAGTACTCTGCTGGCCGCCGCCGCGATGGCGGGATGGGTCGATGCCGTCGTCGGCGGTGGTGGGTTGCTGCTGTTGCCGGCGTTGTTGGTGGCTGCCCCCGGGTTGCCGGTGGCCACCGCGTTGGGCACGAACAAGCTGGCGGCGATCTTCGGTACGTCCACGGCGGCGGCGACGTACGCCCGGCGGACGAAGGTGGATTGGCGGGTGGCGGGTCCGGCGGCCGGGTTGGCGGTGCTCAGCGCGGGTGTGGGCGCGGCGTTGGCCGGGGCGGTGCCGGCGTCGGCGTACCGGCCGGTGGTGTTGGTGGTGCTGGTGGCGGTGGCGGTGTTCGTGCTGGTGCGTCCCCGGATGGGGGTGGTGGCGGTGCCGGCGAAGCGGACTCCGGTGCGGGTGGGTGTGGTGGTCGCGCTGGCCGGGGTGGGTATCGCCCTGTACGACGGGATGATCGGTCCGGGCACCGGCACGTTCCTGGTGTTGGCGTTCACGACTGTCGTCGGCGCGGACTTCGTGCACGGTTCGGCGATGGCGAAGGTCGTCAACGCGGGCACGAACCTGGGTGCGTTGGTGGTGTTCGGGGTGACCGGACACGTGTGGTGGCTGCTGGGCGCGGGGATGGCGGTGTGCAACATCGCCGGTGCGGTGCTGGGTGCGCGGATGGCGTTGCGCCGGGGGTCGGGGTTCGTGCGGGTGGTGCTGCTGGTGGTGGTGCTGGCGTTGGTGGCGAAGCTCGGCCACGACCAGTGGGTGGCCCGGTGA
- a CDS encoding endonuclease/exonuclease/phosphatase family protein, whose amino-acid sequence MRLATFNLLHGRSLTDGLVDPDRLAAAVGALDADVLALQEVDRDQHRSGNLDLTAIAARALDAPHHRFAAAVVGTPGEHFRPLRHDDDGHGEPCYGIGLVSRHPVRSWHVTRLKPAPVRSPVYVPGPRGGLILLHDEPRVVLAAVLDTPHGPLTVAATHLSFVPGWNARQLRQTVRALRALPAPRVLLGDLNLPAGAARLVSGWHPLGRRPTYPAGQPRVQLDHILADRHALQQLPPVRAVTAPPSTISDHRPLLVDLD is encoded by the coding sequence GTGCGCCTGGCCACCTTCAACCTGCTGCACGGACGATCCCTCACCGACGGGCTCGTCGACCCCGACCGGCTCGCCGCCGCCGTCGGCGCCCTCGACGCCGACGTGCTCGCCCTGCAGGAGGTCGACCGCGACCAACACCGCAGCGGCAACCTCGACCTCACCGCCATCGCCGCCCGCGCCCTCGACGCACCACACCACCGCTTCGCCGCCGCCGTCGTCGGCACCCCCGGCGAACACTTCCGCCCCCTCCGCCACGACGACGACGGACACGGCGAACCCTGCTACGGCATCGGGCTGGTCAGCCGACACCCCGTCCGCAGCTGGCACGTCACCCGACTCAAGCCCGCCCCCGTCCGCTCACCGGTCTACGTACCCGGCCCCCGCGGCGGCCTGATCCTGCTGCACGACGAACCCCGCGTCGTCCTCGCCGCCGTCCTGGACACCCCACACGGCCCGCTCACCGTCGCCGCGACCCACCTGTCCTTCGTGCCCGGCTGGAACGCCCGCCAGCTCCGCCAGACGGTCCGCGCCCTGCGCGCGTTGCCCGCCCCCCGCGTCCTGCTCGGCGACCTCAACCTGCCCGCCGGCGCGGCCCGACTCGTCTCCGGCTGGCACCCGCTGGGCCGCCGCCCCACCTACCCCGCCGGGCAACCCCGCGTCCAACTCGACCACATCCTCGCCGACCGGCACGCCCTCCAACAGCTCCCACCGGTACGCGCCGTCACCGCCCCACCGTCCACCATCTCCGACCACCGCCCCCTGCTGGTCGACCTCGACTGA
- a CDS encoding tyrosine-type recombinase/integrase, translated as MHDKKDESLAVLIEEFLTARATRKPSPHTLAAYRRDLLAVAALVAEDAATPLPLDALSITDLSPRVMRAAFARFAAPRAPASVHRAWSTWNSFFTFLVADGVVAGNPMPAVGRPRALLPQPKPLRGADTPEVLLASAARDEGRQRDPWPERDVAVLAVALCAGLRLSELLALRVGSLGGRPGERRIEVLGKGGRPRVVPMEADLDRVLEDYLDSRVRRFGSRSVRPDSALLVDRRGEPLRRGGLQYLVESCYRRAGIGDRVPQGARLHALRHTFATRLAEDGASAAEIMRLLGHASLASSQTYIEVTVGQQRDAVRANRTNRALAALLPVRPR; from the coding sequence ATGCATGACAAAAAGGACGAATCGCTCGCAGTGTTGATCGAGGAGTTCCTGACCGCCCGGGCCACCCGCAAGCCCTCCCCGCACACCCTGGCCGCATACCGGCGAGATCTGCTCGCGGTGGCGGCCCTGGTCGCCGAGGATGCCGCCACTCCCCTCCCCCTGGACGCCTTGTCGATCACCGACCTCTCCCCCAGGGTGATGCGGGCGGCCTTCGCCCGGTTCGCCGCTCCCCGGGCGCCCGCGTCGGTGCATCGGGCCTGGTCCACCTGGAACAGTTTCTTCACGTTCCTCGTCGCTGACGGGGTCGTGGCCGGCAACCCGATGCCGGCGGTCGGGCGGCCCCGGGCGCTACTCCCCCAGCCGAAGCCGTTGCGGGGCGCGGACACCCCCGAGGTGCTGCTCGCGTCCGCCGCGCGGGACGAGGGTCGGCAGCGCGATCCGTGGCCCGAGCGGGACGTCGCGGTGTTGGCGGTGGCGCTCTGCGCCGGGCTGCGCCTGTCGGAGCTGCTGGCGTTGCGGGTGGGTTCGCTGGGTGGTCGGCCTGGTGAGCGGCGGATCGAGGTGCTCGGGAAGGGTGGGCGGCCCCGGGTGGTGCCGATGGAGGCGGATCTGGACCGGGTGTTGGAGGACTATCTGGACAGTCGGGTGCGGCGGTTCGGTTCCCGGTCGGTACGCCCCGACTCGGCGTTGCTGGTGGATCGGCGGGGTGAGCCGTTGCGTCGTGGTGGGCTGCAGTACCTGGTCGAGTCGTGTTATCGGCGTGCGGGCATCGGTGACCGGGTGCCGCAGGGCGCGCGGTTGCACGCGTTGCGGCACACCTTCGCGACGCGGCTGGCCGAGGACGGGGCGAGCGCGGCGGAGATCATGCGGTTGTTGGGGCATGCGTCGTTGGCGTCGTCGCAGACGTACATCGAGGTGACGGTCGGGCAGCAGCGCGACGCGGTCCGGGCCAACCGGACCAACCGTGCGTTGGCGGCTCTGCTGCCGGTGCGGCCGCGGTGA
- the def gene encoding peptide deformylase, translated as MTMRPIRIIGDPVLRTECEPVTTFDAELRSLVADLMDTLLGEPGRAGVAAPQIGVSAQVFVYDADGHRGHLINPTLELSDELQDDEEGCLSIPGLYFPTVRALHATAHGVDQNGEPLTISGSGFLARALQHETDHLRGTLYVDTLRGDIRRRALREIRAGRFDSPSRRR; from the coding sequence ATGACCATGCGGCCCATCCGGATCATCGGCGACCCCGTCCTGCGCACCGAATGCGAGCCGGTCACCACCTTCGACGCCGAGCTGCGGTCCCTCGTCGCCGACCTGATGGACACCCTGCTCGGCGAGCCCGGCCGCGCCGGTGTCGCCGCACCGCAGATCGGCGTCAGCGCCCAGGTGTTCGTCTACGACGCCGACGGGCACCGCGGGCACCTGATCAACCCCACCCTCGAACTGTCCGACGAACTCCAGGACGACGAGGAGGGCTGCCTGTCCATCCCCGGGCTGTACTTCCCGACCGTGCGGGCCCTGCACGCCACCGCACACGGCGTCGACCAGAACGGCGAACCGTTGACCATCTCCGGCAGCGGCTTCCTCGCCCGCGCCCTGCAACACGAGACCGACCACCTGCGCGGCACCCTCTACGTCGACACGCTGCGCGGTGACATCCGCCGCCGGGCCCTGCGCGAGATCCGCGCCGGCCGCTTCGACTCACCCAGCCGCCGCCGCTGA